A genomic segment from Neobacillus sp. YX16 encodes:
- the rho gene encoding transcription termination factor Rho — MELTISSLENMKLKELYELAREFKVTYYSKLSKKELIFAILKSRAEQQGYFFMEGVLEIIQSEGFGFLRPINYSPSSEDIYISASQIRRFDLRNGDKVSGKVRPPKENERYYGLLHVEAVNGEDPESAKERVHFPALTPLYPNRHMKLETTPKHISTRIMDVVAPVGFGQRGLIVAPPKAGKTMLLKEIANSITTNHPEVELIVLLIDERPEEVTDIERSVAGDVVSSTFDEVPENHIKVAELVLDRAMRLVEHKRDVVILMDSITRLARAYNLVIPPSGRTLSGGIDPAAFHRPKRFFGAARNIEEGGSLTILATALVDTGSRMDDVIYEEFKGTGNMELHLDRQLAERRIFPALDIRRSGTRKEELLLPKDHLDKLWAIRKSMSDSPDFAERFLKKLKQTKSNEEFFAQIGEELKGRRS; from the coding sequence ATGGAATTAACTATATCAAGTTTAGAAAACATGAAGCTGAAGGAGCTTTATGAGCTTGCGCGCGAATTTAAAGTGACTTACTATAGTAAGTTGTCGAAAAAAGAACTTATTTTTGCCATTTTAAAATCAAGAGCGGAGCAGCAAGGTTACTTTTTCATGGAAGGCGTTTTGGAAATCATCCAATCTGAAGGCTTTGGATTCTTACGCCCGATCAACTATTCACCAAGTTCGGAAGATATTTATATCTCTGCATCGCAAATCCGTCGTTTCGACCTTCGTAACGGTGATAAAGTATCCGGTAAGGTTCGACCTCCAAAGGAAAATGAACGTTACTATGGACTTTTACATGTAGAAGCAGTTAACGGTGAAGACCCGGAATCAGCAAAGGAACGTGTTCACTTCCCAGCATTAACTCCTCTCTATCCAAACAGACATATGAAACTCGAAACCACTCCAAAACATATCTCTACAAGAATTATGGATGTTGTTGCTCCAGTTGGTTTTGGACAAAGGGGCTTAATTGTTGCACCGCCAAAGGCAGGGAAAACAATGCTGTTAAAGGAAATCGCTAACAGTATTACGACGAATCACCCTGAAGTGGAATTAATTGTTCTTCTAATCGATGAACGTCCAGAGGAAGTAACCGACATTGAGCGCTCGGTTGCTGGCGATGTTGTCAGCTCCACGTTTGATGAGGTACCAGAAAACCATATTAAAGTCGCTGAGCTTGTCTTAGACCGCGCCATGCGTTTAGTTGAGCATAAACGCGATGTCGTAATATTAATGGACAGCATTACGCGTTTGGCCCGTGCTTATAACCTTGTGATTCCGCCAAGCGGACGTACCCTTTCTGGTGGTATTGACCCAGCGGCGTTCCACCGTCCGAAGCGTTTCTTCGGGGCAGCCCGAAACATTGAAGAAGGCGGAAGCTTAACCATCCTAGCTACGGCATTGGTTGACACTGGTTCACGTATGGATGACGTTATTTATGAAGAATTTAAAGGGACAGGTAATATGGAGCTGCATCTGGATCGTCAGCTTGCAGAACGCCGTATCTTCCCAGCACTTGATATTCGCCGCTCTGGCACACGGAAAGAAGAGCTGCTTCTTCCGAAGGATCATCTGGACAAACTATGGGCCATCCGAAAATCGATGTCCGACTCACCAGACTTCGCCGAGCGCTTCCTGAAAAAACTAAAACAAACCAAATCCAACGAAGAATTCTTCGCCCAAATTGGAGAAGAACTAAAGGGAAGAAGATCATAA
- the glpX gene encoding class II fructose-bisphosphatase, producing the protein MERSLSMELVRVTEAAALASARWMGRGKKDEADGAATSAMRDVFDTIPMKGTVVIGEGEMDEAPMLYIGEKLGTGYGPRVDVAVDPLEGTNILAAGGWNALAVLAIADNGNLLHAPDMYMEKIAVGPEAVGLVDINASVLDNLKAVAKAKNKDIEDVVATVLNRPRHEHIIAQLREAGARIKLINDGDVAGAINTAFDNTGVDILFGSGGAPEGVISAVALKCLGGEIIGKLLPQSDAELERCVKMGLDVKKVLRMEDLVKGDDAIFAATGVTDGELLRGVQFKGSYGSTHSIVMRAKSGTVRFVEGRHSLKKKPNLVIR; encoded by the coding sequence ATGGAGAGAAGTTTATCTATGGAGCTTGTTCGCGTAACAGAAGCGGCTGCCCTTGCTTCAGCACGTTGGATGGGACGCGGGAAAAAGGATGAAGCGGATGGTGCTGCAACTTCTGCCATGCGTGATGTGTTTGACACGATCCCGATGAAGGGAACGGTTGTGATTGGTGAAGGCGAGATGGACGAGGCCCCAATGCTTTATATCGGTGAAAAACTAGGTACAGGGTACGGACCTCGTGTCGATGTAGCCGTTGATCCACTTGAAGGTACAAATATCTTAGCCGCAGGCGGATGGAACGCTTTAGCTGTTTTAGCAATTGCTGATAATGGCAACCTTCTTCATGCACCGGATATGTATATGGAGAAAATTGCTGTTGGCCCTGAAGCTGTAGGACTTGTGGATATCAATGCTTCTGTTCTTGATAACCTAAAGGCAGTAGCGAAAGCGAAAAACAAGGATATCGAAGACGTTGTAGCGACCGTATTAAACCGTCCGCGTCATGAGCATATCATTGCTCAGCTTCGTGAAGCAGGCGCACGAATTAAGTTAATCAATGATGGCGATGTGGCAGGAGCGATTAATACTGCTTTTGATAACACAGGCGTTGACATTTTATTCGGCTCTGGCGGTGCTCCGGAAGGCGTCATCTCAGCTGTTGCTTTAAAATGTCTTGGCGGTGAAATCATTGGTAAATTGCTGCCTCAAAGTGATGCCGAATTAGAGCGCTGCGTGAAAATGGGACTAGATGTCAAAAAGGTACTTCGCATGGAAGACCTTGTGAAAGGGGACGACGCGATTTTTGCAGCTACCGGTGTAACAGACGGTGAGTTACTGCGCGGTGTTCAATTCAAGGGTTCTTATGGATCTACTCATTCAATCGTTATGCGTGCAAAATCAGGAACTGTCCGATTTGTCGAAGGTCGTCACAGTCTGAAAAAGAAACCAAATTTAGTGATTAGATAA
- a CDS encoding UDP-N-acetylglucosamine 1-carboxyvinyltransferase: MEKLKIAGGYPLKGTVRISGAKNSAVALIPATILAESPVTIEGLPDISDVEILKDLLEEIGGKVELSDDFDMTVDPSTMISMPLPNGKVKKLRASYYLMGAMLGRFKKAVIGLPGGCHLGPRPIDQHIKGFEALGAQVTNEQGAIYLRADELRGARIYLDVVSVGATINIMLAAVRAKGRTIIENAAKEPEIIDVATLLTNMGAKIKGAGTDVIRIDGVDSLHGCRHTIIPDRIEAGTYMILGAAVGEGVLIDNVIPQHLESLIAKLREMGVKIETGDDQVFVSSSDKLKPVDIKTLVYPGFPTDLQQPFTTLLTRATGSSVVTDTIYGARFKHIDELRRMNANIKVEGRSAIISGPLKLQGAKVKASDLRAGAALVIAGLLAEGITEVTGLEHIDRGYSHLVEKLNGLGATVWREALSKDEVEQLKNT, from the coding sequence ATGGAAAAACTTAAAATTGCGGGCGGATATCCGCTTAAGGGAACCGTAAGAATAAGTGGTGCAAAAAACAGTGCAGTTGCGTTGATACCAGCAACCATTTTAGCAGAATCACCGGTGACAATTGAAGGGCTGCCAGATATTTCAGATGTAGAAATATTGAAGGACCTGCTCGAGGAAATTGGCGGGAAAGTAGAGCTTTCAGATGATTTTGATATGACGGTTGACCCATCGACCATGATTTCGATGCCATTGCCAAACGGAAAAGTCAAGAAGCTTCGTGCCTCTTACTATCTAATGGGGGCGATGCTTGGCCGTTTTAAAAAGGCCGTCATCGGTTTACCGGGTGGATGTCATCTTGGACCACGTCCGATTGATCAGCATATTAAAGGTTTCGAAGCACTGGGTGCTCAGGTAACAAATGAGCAGGGCGCTATTTATTTGCGTGCGGACGAGCTTCGCGGCGCACGTATTTATCTCGATGTTGTCAGTGTGGGCGCAACCATTAATATCATGTTAGCGGCGGTAAGGGCAAAGGGCAGAACGATTATTGAAAATGCCGCAAAAGAACCGGAAATCATTGATGTCGCGACCTTACTAACGAATATGGGAGCGAAAATCAAGGGGGCAGGAACCGATGTCATCCGTATTGATGGTGTAGACAGCCTCCATGGCTGCCGTCATACGATTATTCCTGATCGAATTGAAGCGGGAACCTATATGATTTTAGGTGCTGCTGTCGGTGAAGGCGTATTAATCGATAATGTCATTCCTCAGCACTTAGAATCGCTGATTGCTAAGCTGCGAGAAATGGGTGTGAAAATTGAAACGGGCGATGATCAGGTATTTGTCAGCAGTTCGGACAAGTTGAAGCCAGTTGATATTAAAACCCTGGTATATCCTGGTTTTCCAACCGACCTGCAACAGCCATTTACCACTCTCTTAACGAGAGCGACGGGTTCTAGCGTTGTAACGGATACCATTTATGGTGCCCGTTTTAAACATATTGATGAATTAAGAAGAATGAACGCAAACATTAAAGTCGAAGGCCGCTCGGCAATCATTAGCGGACCTCTTAAGCTTCAGGGTGCAAAAGTGAAGGCAAGCGATCTTAGAGCTGGAGCCGCCCTTGTCATTGCCGGACTTCTTGCTGAAGGCATTACAGAAGTCACAGGCCTTGAGCACATTGACAGGGGTTACAGTCATCTTGTTGAAAAATTAAATGGGCTCGGTGCAACCGTTTGGCGTGAAGCTTTGTCAAAAGATGAAGTAGAACAACTAAAGAATACGTAA
- the fsa gene encoding fructose-6-phosphate aldolase, which produces MKFFIDTANLEEIREVHELGLLSGVTTNPSLVAKEKDVSFHDRIREIAALVPGSVSAEVIALDAEGMIREGKELAAIAPNITVKVPMTPDGLKACHAFSEAGITTNVTLIFNANQALLAARAGATYVSPFLGRLDDIGQNGLELISQVADIFTVHGLDTQIIAASIRNPIHVTEAALRGAHIATIPYKVLIGLFHHPLTDKGIEGFMKDWAGRNA; this is translated from the coding sequence ATGAAATTTTTTATTGATACAGCTAACTTAGAAGAAATTCGTGAAGTACATGAGCTTGGATTATTATCAGGAGTTACAACAAACCCTTCGCTTGTTGCAAAAGAAAAAGATGTATCCTTCCACGACCGCATTAGAGAAATTGCTGCGCTTGTTCCTGGTTCTGTTAGTGCAGAGGTTATTGCACTTGATGCAGAAGGCATGATTAGAGAAGGTAAAGAACTGGCAGCAATTGCCCCAAATATCACCGTTAAAGTTCCAATGACTCCTGATGGCTTAAAGGCTTGTCATGCATTTTCAGAAGCAGGGATTACCACCAATGTTACTTTAATCTTCAACGCTAATCAGGCACTTCTTGCAGCAAGAGCAGGGGCTACATACGTTTCACCATTCCTAGGCAGATTGGATGATATCGGTCAAAACGGCTTAGAATTAATTTCTCAAGTCGCAGATATTTTTACGGTTCACGGACTTGATACACAAATTATTGCGGCATCGATCCGTAATCCAATTCACGTTACAGAAGCAGCGCTTAGAGGAGCACATATTGCAACGATTCCTTACAAAGTATTAATTGGCTTATTCCATCATCCATTAACAGATAAAGGGATTGAAGGATTTATGAAAGATTGGGCAGGCCGTAACGCATAA
- a CDS encoding class II fructose-bisphosphate aldolase gives MPLVSMKEMLIKAKAEGYAVGQFNLNNLEFTQAILQAAEAEKSPVILGVSEGAARYMSGFKTVVKMVEGLMEDLKVTVPVAIHLDHGSSFEKCKEAIDAGFTSVMIDASHHSFEENVEITSKVVEYAHSKGVSVEAELGTVGGQEDDVSGSIIYADPAECKELVERTGIDCLAPALGSVHGPYKGEPKLGYKEMEEIGQATGLPLVLHGGTGIPTHDIQKSVSLGTAKINVNTENQIASAKAVREALAAKPNEYDPRKYMGPAREAIKETVIGKIREFGSAGKA, from the coding sequence ATGCCTTTAGTTTCAATGAAAGAGATGCTCATCAAAGCGAAAGCGGAAGGTTACGCTGTTGGGCAATTTAACTTAAATAACTTAGAATTTACCCAAGCTATTTTACAAGCAGCGGAAGCTGAAAAATCACCTGTTATTCTTGGTGTTTCTGAAGGGGCAGCTCGTTACATGTCCGGCTTTAAAACTGTTGTAAAAATGGTAGAAGGTTTAATGGAAGATTTGAAAGTTACCGTACCTGTTGCCATTCACTTGGATCACGGTTCAAGCTTTGAAAAATGTAAGGAAGCCATTGATGCAGGCTTCACATCTGTTATGATTGACGCTTCTCATCATTCATTTGAAGAAAACGTAGAAATTACTTCTAAAGTAGTAGAATACGCTCATTCAAAAGGTGTTTCTGTTGAAGCAGAATTAGGAACAGTTGGCGGACAGGAAGACGATGTATCTGGCAGCATTATTTATGCGGATCCTGCTGAATGTAAAGAACTTGTTGAGCGTACAGGCATCGACTGCCTTGCACCAGCACTTGGTTCTGTTCACGGTCCATACAAAGGTGAGCCAAAGTTAGGTTATAAAGAGATGGAAGAAATCGGTCAAGCTACTGGTCTTCCACTTGTACTACATGGCGGAACTGGTATTCCAACACATGATATCCAAAAATCTGTTTCCCTTGGAACAGCGAAAATTAACGTGAACACTGAAAACCAAATTGCGTCTGCAAAAGCGGTTCGTGAAGCATTAGCTGCAAAGCCAAATGAATACGATCCACGTAAATACATGGGCCCAGCACGCGAAGCCATCAAAGAAACAGTAATCGGCAAAATTCGCGAATTTGGTTCAGCTGGCAAAGCTTAA
- a CDS encoding response regulator gives MKEKILIVDDQFGIRILLNEVFSKEGYQTFQAANGIQALDIVTKHDPDLVLLDMKIPGMDGIEILKRMKVIDPDIRVIIMTAYGELDMIQEAKNLGAITHFAKPFDIDDIRAAVRKHIPQKAN, from the coding sequence ATGAAAGAGAAAATTTTAATTGTTGACGATCAATTTGGGATACGGATTTTACTAAATGAGGTATTCTCAAAGGAAGGATATCAAACCTTTCAGGCAGCAAATGGAATTCAAGCACTAGATATTGTTACCAAGCATGACCCTGATCTCGTCCTATTGGATATGAAAATACCTGGTATGGATGGTATTGAAATTTTAAAAAGAATGAAAGTCATTGATCCGGATATTCGCGTTATTATTATGACTGCTTATGGTGAATTGGATATGATCCAAGAGGCCAAGAATCTAGGAGCAATTACTCATTTTGCAAAGCCATTCGATATTGATGATATTCGTGCGGCGGTAAGAAAACATATTCCTCAAAAAGCAAATTAA
- a CDS encoding DUF2529 domain-containing protein encodes MMKMFTTQLTGLFKRIEEKAEFSFEDGARLLAQGQTIYLVGFREMKAVEFEALEGAEPLKGALPNVDAATPADRVLLFTRTSADEDALELAAKLKEKDIPFVAVSTSVPDGKLEEIADVHINLQLLKGLLPDDFGNRYGYPSSMAGLYVYYGLKFTIDEILAEYE; translated from the coding sequence TTGATGAAAATGTTTACAACCCAATTGACGGGATTATTTAAAAGAATAGAAGAGAAGGCAGAGTTTTCATTTGAGGACGGTGCCCGCCTGCTCGCACAAGGTCAGACTATATATCTAGTAGGATTTCGTGAAATGAAGGCTGTTGAATTTGAGGCTTTAGAGGGTGCAGAACCATTAAAGGGTGCTTTACCGAATGTTGATGCTGCAACCCCCGCCGACAGGGTGCTGCTATTCACTCGAACCTCGGCTGATGAGGATGCGCTAGAGCTTGCAGCGAAGCTTAAAGAGAAAGATATCCCATTTGTGGCCGTATCAACATCGGTTCCAGATGGAAAATTGGAAGAAATCGCTGATGTACATATCAATTTACAGCTTTTGAAGGGTCTGTTGCCAGATGATTTTGGAAATCGGTATGGCTATCCGTCCTCAATGGCAGGATTATACGTTTATTATGGCTTAAAATTTACAATTGATGAGATATTAGCGGAATATGAATGA